A region of Asterias amurensis chromosome 22, ASM3211899v1 DNA encodes the following proteins:
- the LOC139953815 gene encoding uncharacterized protein, giving the protein MPTYRSTATFYLALIVVLMTSFPYRASALPLPRAHPFKCPMRCRCFVVSQSQSSASRLLQENMAMYSWRDGDMAVGCWGRRDIPTEILPNADFLFLLGDSPPNGDDDFDVTDPSGESDTSHYDVDMRIKNIPHGAFRNASGLRQLDLRGNKITGLQPGSFVGLQFLEILSLKDNRLRALDSDAWWELQSIRSLILSGNNLRSLPEQGFMNSTGLLKLDLGGNLLEDLSPRSLSWLSQLQFLNLSYNRLVQVPGGLFSDLVELQELYLDGNRLEDIPFGLFDQNSLLEVVSLRNNRLHRIPELIFYRQVNLRELDLSGNHLIELGNSAFATVHALRYLDISHNIIEELNNGTFQNCSNLTKLDVSFNRIREVRIGTFGKIPSLQELILSNNNISSITPAALAGLRNLAELDLTNNALRHLQAYTFYGLEELISLQLDNNSVSQVEPEAFSVGLFSSSSKLTWLYLRMNLIGNLTSNMFQGVPFLKMLNLADNKIDTIGPSAFRGLRSLTSLSLKGNHLWSLEERAFSGMVRLKNLDLSGNSLHRIDAGAFEGLRFLQDLNMEENELDETTADWLVGLTSLSQLNLNRNRFARLPPFVLTNLRKLRQLFLAGNILDTFRIPELDRPVGLSRLDIADNNLQTIEGSLHEILETDSSVTMFGNPWNCDCGLTSDLMEMTSLGVQFEKENITMCETIAGKQLQNIETSLLLTEAASEHEARCGSELRVAPLIDRTAARRLDDSTDSQTAARVVRRCKIPAIVAKDNGTWPWHGIVWDTNTDTALCNAALIGKDWAITTLRCLQPIEGELSKMPGFFDDIVRRGKDSLIMAPHGLTVRLGKSRQLQDREPGEKSYHIMNIHVPANDRGSGLDRPILLQFVTMATVTKTITPACIADSPLKSKRALVLGWGTKRKQTREILQSSRMKLDPCDFTNDVTDTAIFCGVRDRGKPIEFSMEGNMGGNLVLKRGRGDWVLLGIGSNMTPKGRSVFVDVGKYASWVHKKTEVR; this is encoded by the exons ATGCCTACCTACAGATCAACCGCAACATTCTACCTGGCTCTCATCGTGGTGTTGATGACGAGCTTTCCCTACCGGGCATCGGCGCTTCCTCTCCCCCGGGCCCATCCCTTCAAGTGCCCCATGAGATGCCGATGCTTCGTGGTATCTCAGAGCCAGTCTTCTGCGTCCAGGCTTCTTCAAGAGAACATGGCGATGTATAGCTGGCGAGATGGTGACATGGCCGTGGGTTGCTGGGGGAGAAGAGATATCCCAACTGAAATTCTGCCaa ATGCCGACTTTCTTTTCCTACTCGGTGACAGCCCACCAAATGGTGATGAcgattttgacgtcacagacCCGTCAGGGGAGTCGGACACGAGCCATTATGACGTAGACATGAGGATCAAAAATATTCCCCATGGAGCATTCAGAAATGCGTCCGGGTTAAGACAATTGGATCTTCGCGGCAACAAGATCACCGGCCTCCAGCCCGGAAGCTTCGTGGGATTGCAATTTCTTGAGATTCTGTCACTGAAGGACAACCGTTTGAGGGCGCTAGATAGTGACGCATGGTGGGAACTTCAGAGCATCAGAAGTCTCATCCTGTCTGGAAACAATCTCCGGAGCCTTCCGGAGCAAGGATTCATGAACAGCACCGGATTACTCAAACTGGATCTCGGTGGTAACCTGCTCGAAGATCTCTCACCAAGGTCTTTGAGTTGGCTCTCTCAGCTGCAATTCCTGAATCTCTCTTATAACCGTCTGGTTCAGGTTCCGGGAGGCCTGTTTTCGGATCTTGTTGAGCTCCAGGAACTTTATCTGGATGGCAACAGACTTGAAGACATACCATTTGGACTCTTTGATCAGAATTCCTTACTGGAAGTTGTGTCTCTTCGGAATAATAGACTTCATCGCATTCCGGAGCTCATTTTCTACCGTCAGGTCAACCTGAGGGAACTGGATCTATCCGGTAACCACCTGATCGAACTGGGTAACTCAGCCTTCGCGACGGTACATGCCCTCCGCTATTTAGACATATCACACAATATCATCGAGGAATTGAATAATGGAACCTTCCAGAACTGTTCGAATCTGACTAAGCTAGACGTCAGCTTCAACAGGATCAGGGAAGTCAGGATTGGTACTTTCGGGAAGATACCTTCTCTCCAGGAACTCATTCTATCGAACAACAACATATCCTCGATTACTCCTGCCGCCCTAGCAGGCTTGAGAAACCTTGCCGAGTTAGATCTTACCAACAATGCACTTCGGCACCTGCAAGCCTATACGTTCTACGGACTCGAAGAGCTGATCTCATTGCAGCTTGATAACAACAGTGTGTCACAGGTTGAACCAGAAGCTTTCAGCGTTGGCCTCTTCAGCTCCTCCTCTAAGCTTACCTGGTTGTACCTCAGGATGAACCTCATCGGTAACTTGACCTCCAACATGTTTCAAGGTGTACCGTTCCTTAAGATGTTGAACCTGGCAGACAATAAGATCGACACCATAGGACCATCTGCTTTTCGTGGACTAAGAAGCTTGACTTCCCTGAGTCTCAAGGGAAACCACCTCTGGAGTCTCGAAGAGAGAGCCTTCTCAGGGATGGTCCGCCTGAAGAACTTAGACCTGAGTGGCAACTCTCTACATCGTATCGATGCGGGCGCCTTCGAAGGACTGCGTTTTCTGCAGGATCTTAACATGGAGGAGAACGAACTTGACGAGACAACCGCTGATTGGCTGGTGGGTCTGACGTCACTCTCTCAACTGAATCTGAACCGTAACCGGTTTGCCAGGTTACCACCGTTTGTGTTGACGAACCTACGGAAGTTACGTCAGCTGTTTTTGGCGGGAAACATTCTCGACACTTTCCGAATCCCCGAACTCGATCGGCCGGTCGGGTTGTCTCGACTGGACATTGCAGATAACAACTTACAGACGATAGAGGGCAGTTTGCACGAAATACTCGAGACAGACAGCTCTGTGACCATGTTTGGAAATCCTTGGAATTGTGACTGTGGACTGACGTCAGACTTGATGGAGATGACGTCACTCGGTGTTCAATTTGAAAAAGAGAACATCACAATGTGTGAAACTATCGCGGGAAAGCAGCTTCAAAATATAGAG ACAAGTCTTTTGCTGACCGAAGCAGCTAGCGAACACGAGGCTCGTTGTGGGTCGGAGCTGAGGGTGGCTCCCCTCATAGACAGGACCGCGGCTCGGCGGCTCGATGACTCCACGGACTCCCAGACCGCTGCTCGTGTCGTAAGACGATGCAAGATCCCTGCAAT TGTCGCCAAAGATAACGGGACTTGGCCCTGGCACGGCATCGTCTGGGACACAAACACGGACACGGCTCTCTGCAATGCCGCCCTCATCGGTAAAGATTGGGCAATCACAACACTGCGCTGCCTGCAGCCGATAGAGGGCGAGCTGTCGAAGATGCCCGGTTTCTTCGACGACATCGTGAGGCGGGGAAAAGACAGCCTCATCATGGCACCGCATGGTCTGACGGTCCGACTCGGCAAGAGTAGACAACTACAGGACCGTGAACCAGGCGAGAAATCCTAccacatcatgaatattcatgtccCTGCGAACGACAGAGGATCTGGTTTGGACCGGCCCATTCTGCTTCAGTTTGTCACCATGGCTACTGTGACAAAGACAATTACCCCAGCATGCATTGCGGACTCCCCACTCAAATCCAAGAGGGCGCTTGTCCTGGGATGGGGAACAAAACGAAAACAGACACGAGAAATCCTCCAAAGTTCCCGGATGAAACTGGACCCATGTGACTTCACAAATGACGTCACTGACACTGCCATTTTTTGCGGTGTCCGAGACAGAGGGAAGCCAATAGAGTTTTCGATGGAGGGCAATATGGGTGGAAACTTGGTTCTGAAGAGAGGGCGTGGGGACTGGGTACTTCTGGGTATAGGGTCTAACATGACCCCAAAAGGTCGAAGTGTTTTCGTTGATGTAGGCAAGTACGCCAGCTGGGTTCACAAGAAAACGGAAGTTCGATGA